The Gopherus evgoodei ecotype Sinaloan lineage chromosome 8, rGopEvg1_v1.p, whole genome shotgun sequence genome includes a region encoding these proteins:
- the SHISAL2A gene encoding protein shisa-like-2A, with translation MSSDCTSYLSASGALVSGFGCPRADGEASAVYCCGFQDVKYCCDDPNSFFPYEHGYMWWLSVGALVGLSIAAVVLLAFIITVCVLCYLFISTKPRSKLDTGLSLQTAGRETRGSSF, from the exons ATGAGCTCCGACTGCACCAGCTACCTGAGCGCCTCCGGGGCGCTGGTGAGCGGCTTCGGCTGCCCGCGGGCGGACGGCGAGGCGAGCGCCGTGTACTGCTGCGGCTTCCAGGACGTCAAGTACTGCTGCGATGACCCCAACAGCTTCTTCCCCTACGAGCACGGCTACATGTGGTGGCTCAG TGTTGGTGCACTTGTGGGTCTGTCGATAGCAGCGGTGGTCCTGCTTGCTTTTATCATCACAGTGTGTGTTCTCTGTTACTTGTTTATCAGTACGAAGCCACGCAGCAAGCTGGATACAGGTTTAAGCTTGCAGACAGCCG gcaGAGAGACTAGAGGGAGTTCCTTTTGA